A section of the Allorhodopirellula heiligendammensis genome encodes:
- a CDS encoding ABC transporter permease: protein MRARSLLLGVLGIGLFALLWQLATWGNGRTDVPGPYLAVTGLAELAREGVLWRYIIASVFRVMWGFALAVVIGIPLGLAIGWSRWVRELLNPLVQLLRPISPIAWLPISVLVFGGVKWWEPSDLSAIFLIFLASIFPIITAATSAVEGIDEKYLRVATNFEIGGIAMLFHVILPAALPQILTGLRLALGIAWVVLVAAEMLGVQSGLGFQINDSRNNLRYDRVVAAMIVISIIGIGLDSAMARIENSALARRGTAKR, encoded by the coding sequence ATGCGGGCGCGTTCGCTCCTGCTCGGCGTGTTAGGGATCGGCTTGTTTGCGTTGCTGTGGCAGTTGGCGACATGGGGTAACGGGCGCACGGATGTTCCGGGACCCTACCTAGCCGTCACCGGGCTTGCCGAGCTGGCTCGCGAGGGAGTGTTGTGGCGTTACATCATTGCTTCGGTTTTCCGGGTGATGTGGGGGTTCGCACTGGCGGTCGTGATCGGTATTCCCTTGGGGCTGGCGATCGGATGGTCGCGGTGGGTTCGCGAATTGCTTAATCCGCTGGTCCAATTGCTGAGGCCCATTTCGCCCATCGCTTGGCTGCCAATTTCCGTATTGGTGTTCGGTGGCGTGAAGTGGTGGGAGCCGAGCGACCTGTCGGCCATATTTCTAATCTTTTTGGCGTCGATCTTTCCGATCATCACTGCGGCGACTTCTGCCGTCGAAGGGATTGACGAAAAGTATCTGCGCGTGGCAACCAATTTCGAGATTGGCGGAATTGCGATGTTGTTCCATGTCATTCTCCCAGCGGCGCTTCCGCAAATATTGACGGGGCTGCGGTTGGCCCTCGGAATTGCGTGGGTCGTGTTGGTTGCTGCGGAAATGCTCGGCGTTCAATCGGGTTTAGGATTTCAGATCAACGATTCACGCAATAATCTGCGCTACGATCGGGTCGTCGCGGCGATGATTGTGATCTCTATCATTGGTATCGGTTTGGACTCTGCGATGGCGCGGATCGAGAATTCAGCACTTGCCCGGCGGGGGACGGCGAAGCGATGA
- a CDS encoding restriction endonuclease: MFISERHDTRYATDDLPSGAAELIQQKIREAKGKLADLQASQDAILAEQKSAATQIKRSSNAVIWEKSKQRCRRWVDEHDVRTFVLIGGLFASLVLPFAFVAAILRQPVAGIVVGLISAAVAFAAYYFVLCGSDETTRLRVDHHELAKNQAKQQLDRLQDSLKLVNRDITGTLSQLSAWEPELARQRAQEDETRRKNAFDNLSKTLYEERWRELRGIDFENYVARVFQHLGYQVEETPTTGDQGVDLIVIAGTKRLAVQIKGYYHSVGNSAVQEVVAGMKLHQCSQTSVVTNSKFTKSAIDLASANGCQCIGEDNFENFIYGQVFPRA, encoded by the coding sequence TTGTTCATTTCAGAACGACACGACACACGATATGCAACCGATGACTTGCCAAGTGGGGCCGCGGAATTGATCCAGCAGAAAATCAGAGAAGCCAAAGGGAAACTGGCAGACCTTCAAGCAAGTCAGGATGCGATTCTGGCGGAACAAAAATCAGCCGCGACTCAGATTAAGCGTTCCAGCAATGCGGTAATTTGGGAAAAATCCAAGCAACGATGCAGGCGTTGGGTTGACGAGCACGACGTGCGGACTTTTGTCTTGATTGGAGGCCTTTTTGCATCCTTGGTTCTGCCGTTCGCCTTCGTCGCTGCAATCCTCAGACAACCCGTCGCAGGCATTGTCGTCGGACTCATTTCGGCTGCCGTTGCATTCGCTGCCTACTATTTCGTTTTGTGCGGAAGCGACGAGACGACAAGATTACGAGTTGATCATCATGAGCTCGCAAAAAACCAAGCGAAACAACAGTTGGATAGACTTCAGGATTCACTGAAGTTAGTGAACCGAGATATCACCGGAACACTTTCTCAACTGTCCGCCTGGGAACCTGAACTTGCTAGACAGAGAGCACAGGAGGACGAGACTCGACGCAAGAATGCTTTCGACAACCTGTCGAAAACTCTCTACGAGGAGCGATGGCGTGAACTGCGTGGAATCGATTTCGAAAACTACGTTGCTAGAGTTTTTCAGCATCTCGGATATCAGGTCGAAGAAACACCGACAACGGGCGACCAAGGCGTTGACCTCATTGTAATTGCAGGGACTAAACGCTTGGCTGTGCAAATAAAGGGCTACTATCACTCGGTCGGTAATTCCGCTGTACAAGAGGTGGTCGCCGGAATGAAGCTCCATCAATGCTCGCAAACTTCGGTCGTCACCAACAGCAAGTTCACAAAATCAGCTATCGATTTAGCATCCGCGAACGGCTGCCAATGCATCGGCGAAGATAACTTTGAGAATTTTATTTACGGCCAGGTTTTCCCGCGGGCTTAG
- a CDS encoding ABC transporter substrate-binding protein encodes MAPFGKILIALVTVTVLHAHFNLGMLRSNSASARPGEAAVGKSLRVGHLPVTCHLTCPVTSWVSRHSPDHSDFVSWRYTNFPAMTEDIDAGNLDAAFILAPLAMVMQRQGTPVKIVHLGHRDGTAIVVPTQSTYQTFADLRGKRIAIPHRYSNQRILIEKLKDQFQFSDDDITLIDYPPPEMPAGLQAGQFDAYIVGEPFAAKAEMDGFGRVLYFTKDIWPNFISCALVVTERLIERDPDLVRELVQGISASGKWLDEGDDQLIAGMAPLGSQRSRDAASTVIPEGFGHSPRMQAALIAARQEYYNQDPELLKFVLTRPPDRVRYSQLDLAREDFVEIQRYAERLGFFSFRPVTAADPFGFDDYADPTFEKSGVWTLPLAEDAAELHPLNRDAARWQAQP; translated from the coding sequence ATGGCCCCTTTTGGCAAAATCCTGATCGCCCTGGTAACGGTGACGGTCCTGCATGCCCACTTCAATTTAGGGATGCTGCGTTCCAATTCCGCTTCGGCGCGACCGGGAGAGGCTGCCGTTGGCAAGTCACTGCGTGTCGGTCATTTGCCCGTCACGTGTCATTTGACATGTCCAGTAACCAGCTGGGTGAGTCGGCATTCGCCTGATCATTCTGACTTCGTGTCGTGGCGATACACCAATTTTCCGGCGATGACGGAAGATATCGACGCCGGGAATTTGGATGCTGCGTTCATTCTCGCGCCCCTCGCGATGGTCATGCAACGCCAAGGTACCCCGGTCAAAATTGTGCATCTGGGGCATCGCGATGGAACGGCCATCGTCGTCCCCACGCAATCGACCTACCAGACGTTCGCTGATCTGAGAGGCAAACGCATTGCCATCCCTCATCGATATTCGAATCAGCGGATTCTGATCGAGAAACTGAAGGATCAATTTCAGTTTTCAGATGATGATATTACCCTGATCGATTATCCGCCCCCAGAAATGCCCGCTGGACTGCAGGCGGGACAGTTTGATGCGTACATCGTGGGAGAGCCGTTTGCCGCCAAAGCCGAAATGGATGGGTTTGGGCGCGTGCTCTATTTTACAAAAGATATCTGGCCGAACTTTATCTCCTGTGCTTTGGTGGTAACCGAGCGATTGATCGAGCGCGATCCCGATTTGGTGCGGGAGCTCGTCCAAGGAATCTCGGCATCAGGAAAATGGCTCGATGAGGGTGACGACCAGTTGATCGCTGGGATGGCCCCTCTGGGTAGCCAACGCAGTCGCGATGCGGCCAGCACCGTGATTCCCGAGGGATTCGGTCACTCGCCACGCATGCAAGCGGCTTTGATCGCAGCCCGGCAGGAGTACTACAACCAAGATCCAGAGCTGCTGAAATTTGTGTTGACACGGCCACCTGATCGGGTCCGCTATAGCCAGCTCGATCTCGCACGCGAGGATTTTGTTGAAATTCAACGCTACGCTGAGCGACTGGGTTTTTTCAGTTTCCGACCGGTGACAGCCGCCGATCCGTTCGGCTTTGACGATTATGCTGACCCAACGTTTGAAAAATCCGGAGTGTGGACGTTACCGCTGGCAGAGGATGCGGCGGAGCTACATCCTCTGAACAGGGATGCAGCTCGCTGGCAGGCTCAGCCGTGA
- a CDS encoding ABC transporter ATP-binding protein, protein MNRVVPKILVEDLSLEFPAKDGTRTQVLRSIDLEVQAGEFICIVGPSGCGKSTLLNIACGFLAPSRGRVVVDDVPVTKPDRRRVFIFQDNAVFPWLTVRENIGFGLRDRTAPESTATIQRYIEMIGLAGFEDSYPRDLSGGMNQRVEIARALASDPDILFMDEPLGALDFLTRLKMRADLVEIWRQERKTILFVTHDVEESVQLADRIVVMSSRPAEIRSVIPVKLPRPRNLDDPECLRIRDEVFHLMGLDHFGRSEELDSPNGKIARGQDPV, encoded by the coding sequence ATGAATAGAGTCGTTCCCAAAATCTTGGTTGAGGACCTGTCACTTGAATTTCCCGCAAAGGACGGCACCCGCACGCAGGTGCTTCGTTCGATCGACTTGGAGGTGCAAGCGGGCGAGTTCATTTGCATCGTGGGTCCATCAGGATGTGGCAAGTCGACGTTGCTGAACATCGCTTGCGGGTTTCTCGCACCGTCGCGAGGGCGGGTGGTCGTTGATGATGTTCCCGTCACCAAACCCGATCGGCGACGAGTGTTCATCTTCCAGGACAATGCCGTGTTTCCATGGTTGACGGTCCGCGAAAATATTGGCTTTGGCCTGCGTGATCGGACTGCTCCGGAGAGCACCGCGACGATTCAGCGGTACATTGAAATGATTGGTTTGGCAGGGTTCGAGGACTCCTATCCGCGAGATCTTTCTGGCGGAATGAATCAACGCGTCGAGATTGCGCGGGCGCTTGCGTCGGATCCAGATATCTTGTTCATGGACGAGCCCCTCGGTGCGCTCGACTTCCTGACACGCCTGAAGATGCGAGCGGATTTGGTCGAGATCTGGCGACAGGAACGGAAAACGATTTTGTTCGTGACTCACGATGTGGAAGAGTCCGTTCAGTTGGCCGATCGGATCGTCGTGATGAGCAGTCGGCCGGCTGAGATTCGCTCGGTAATCCCGGTCAAGTTGCCGCGGCCTCGCAATCTGGATGATCCGGAGTGCCTGCGTATTCGTGACGAAGTCTTCCATCTCATGGGACTTGATCACTTTGGCAGGAGCGAGGAGTTGGATTCACCGAATGGGAAAATAGCACGCGGCCAAGATCCGGTTTGA
- a CDS encoding transposase, with product MPRQNRDDRAGQIYHALNRGNQRQEIFHKPEDFQAFIRVLAEGLQKYSVELFSFTLMPNHWHLVLRPVKDGQMGRLLRWVTATHTLRYRGHCHSRGGGHLYQGRFKSFPIADDEHFYVACRYVERNPLRAKLVDSAKDWQHGSLHRWNQPKEPDPAILSRWPIPRLRGWNKRVDTALTAGELKSLRTCVDRSRPYGSEEWVEEIAERQGLWHPLRPAGRPRKRPRPQKDIK from the coding sequence ATGCCACGTCAAAATCGAGATGACCGTGCCGGTCAAATCTATCATGCTCTGAATCGGGGTAATCAACGACAGGAAATTTTTCACAAGCCGGAAGACTTCCAGGCCTTCATTCGGGTGTTGGCCGAGGGACTTCAGAAATACTCCGTCGAACTGTTTAGTTTTACGTTGATGCCCAACCACTGGCATCTGGTTCTTCGCCCAGTCAAGGATGGGCAGATGGGACGATTGCTGCGATGGGTCACGGCGACTCACACCCTTCGCTACCGCGGTCATTGCCATAGTCGCGGCGGCGGGCACCTCTATCAGGGCAGATTCAAGAGTTTTCCGATCGCCGACGATGAGCACTTCTACGTCGCTTGTCGCTATGTGGAGCGGAATCCCTTGCGTGCCAAGCTTGTCGATTCCGCAAAAGATTGGCAGCATGGATCGCTCCATCGGTGGAATCAGCCGAAGGAGCCCGATCCGGCAATTCTATCGCGATGGCCGATACCTCGACTTCGGGGCTGGAACAAGCGAGTCGATACGGCGTTAACTGCTGGAGAACTTAAGTCGCTGCGAACATGCGTCGATCGCTCTCGCCCCTATGGCAGCGAGGAGTGGGTCGAAGAGATCGCCGAACGTCAGGGCTTGTGGCACCCGCTACGTCCGGCAGGCCGTCCACGCAAGCGTCCCCGGCCACAAAAGGACATCAAATGA
- a CDS encoding serine/threonine-protein kinase: MAQWDDYSGDDWMRPSSSQETQKSKNDGAHATRGHAQRPRLKNSPWKIGQIVAGFELLRAIDCGSHGWVYEARETETGKTVALKLIPTIDPADAVRSKTGFRRMCKLRHPGLVRLYRILQDDDALAFSMELIEGDNLVQVLRRWKSLPLHESCERLLEMLRQVGAGLNWIHAQQLVHRDIKPTNLMMTNDGNRFVIVDCDLAGEFEAESDPQNIRSYLIWTPMYVAPEVLFRQSYCPASDIFSLGMVALEALRMFSSAQRRRDRDALENSPIHPGDAATTDHEDDMIPRDERSSQSDREYIISAMVGLHSDIPECLLECVHEMLSPEVPDRPTAMAVSRVGRESTPLVAISTQSHASTRAERITKVARAEQLIEFRRWCHLILGGQVKRLHVDGTSGIGKSTFLQLAIDELRSQSWPLVFVARCQRFEQIPLQAFSQIADEIVIRYRRGGFEKIKVDSVSESILQRVLPGLGEILEVDWSQPPIVTSDKRTGGLEAAIKVCNQLREVGPVFFVIDDVQWADRDTLRTLDHFQSSASSRMGPPLYQGLGLITVSRAGGDRQQFPPDANITIEPLTSEVTSQAIRSEAKLQGIELDDARLEALNEQIEGQPYRLEAYLSELSPSGLLHDCLTRKPQASSHNHSAATSQLDAPSIEDVWQHRSDQLSPSVKALLNIIVVAGRQITFDQLCSIENNSALLETQLDELVENRLIVRDGFNEQFIRVWHDRLAIQLRSAIPTEQRQRLHRLWAECLVNVPLSAGRIAEHYEQAGDIPEFVKWANQAAMQAQQVYAHLEAARWHRSVASYSSGVDRIDALRSSAESLQRSGRLYEAAQTYQELAELLSGQAKLDTELEQVQCFIRSGRFAHAVDRLDPLLARLKLPRRKQAWATKLSIAWQLTRQAIFTSARDLDDSYAPPQRPELLGNQIAVCGALVRPLSMLDNWLAAELNVFNRGLVRQFGSRGEQIELIIGTCVFDSYRPGRKRIAAAHTLSHLQETLSENDPPGYHGDVQCGLAWANGMSGQFQQATQHILQARKCYADSELHHGFELAHTSCLEAACYFQMGNLTALADMVEDMQAEGATMNDCFVLAMGSLGYSSVAFLMRNDLESLRDRNSQLLPSLQDIGEDAFGMGMQFESLLRAIYQNQPRQTERVLAQIAQQCDRSVLYRNQLMKTLIAELSAIATLSLLSHPSSHTKKNFRKLIKLLRRQRLDAADLKANLIEGLAMARYPEVFSGDRGQILEQAKTRLTRAAESAAAQQLTPHALAARDELALLAGDTAPSHLDVFLTNEGVVSVADFARLYRGARN; the protein is encoded by the coding sequence ATGGCCCAGTGGGACGATTATAGCGGTGACGATTGGATGCGTCCCAGCAGCTCTCAAGAGACGCAAAAGAGCAAGAACGATGGCGCCCACGCGACCCGAGGCCACGCCCAGCGTCCGCGTCTGAAAAATTCGCCGTGGAAAATTGGTCAAATCGTAGCTGGTTTCGAACTGCTCCGCGCGATCGACTGCGGGTCACATGGGTGGGTTTATGAAGCTCGCGAAACCGAAACCGGTAAAACGGTCGCGTTGAAGCTGATCCCCACAATTGATCCGGCAGACGCGGTCCGGTCCAAGACCGGTTTTCGACGAATGTGCAAACTACGCCACCCCGGTCTGGTACGACTTTACCGGATCCTGCAGGATGACGATGCACTCGCGTTTTCGATGGAGTTGATCGAGGGCGACAACTTAGTGCAGGTACTGCGCCGCTGGAAGTCGCTGCCGCTGCACGAGAGTTGCGAGCGTCTGCTCGAGATGCTCCGTCAGGTTGGAGCGGGTTTAAATTGGATACATGCCCAACAGCTCGTCCATCGAGACATCAAACCCACCAATCTGATGATGACAAACGATGGCAATCGCTTTGTCATTGTCGATTGCGACCTCGCCGGCGAGTTCGAAGCTGAGAGTGATCCGCAGAACATTCGCAGCTACCTCATTTGGACGCCAATGTACGTGGCTCCGGAGGTGCTATTCCGCCAGTCCTACTGCCCCGCGAGCGACATTTTCAGTCTCGGCATGGTCGCTTTGGAAGCGCTGCGAATGTTTTCTTCCGCTCAGCGTCGTCGAGATCGTGACGCTTTGGAAAACTCGCCGATCCACCCGGGCGATGCGGCCACGACCGATCACGAGGATGACATGATCCCCCGCGATGAGCGGAGCAGCCAAAGCGATCGCGAATACATTATTTCGGCGATGGTCGGACTTCACTCCGATATCCCCGAATGCTTGCTCGAGTGCGTTCACGAAATGCTGTCACCTGAGGTTCCCGATCGCCCGACCGCGATGGCTGTGTCGCGTGTCGGACGTGAGAGCACGCCGCTGGTTGCGATCTCCACACAAAGCCATGCTTCCACGCGGGCGGAGAGAATCACCAAAGTTGCTCGCGCCGAGCAGCTCATTGAGTTCCGACGCTGGTGCCACCTCATACTGGGCGGTCAAGTGAAGCGTCTCCATGTGGACGGAACCTCCGGCATCGGCAAATCCACCTTCCTGCAATTGGCAATTGATGAGCTGCGGTCCCAGTCCTGGCCGCTGGTCTTTGTTGCTCGCTGCCAACGTTTCGAGCAGATCCCGCTGCAAGCCTTCAGCCAGATCGCCGACGAGATTGTGATCCGCTATCGCCGAGGTGGATTTGAGAAAATCAAAGTTGACTCGGTGAGTGAGTCCATTCTGCAAAGAGTTCTGCCCGGACTCGGTGAAATTCTCGAAGTCGACTGGTCGCAACCGCCAATCGTGACCTCGGACAAACGCACCGGCGGGTTGGAGGCAGCAATCAAAGTTTGCAACCAACTCCGCGAAGTTGGCCCCGTCTTCTTTGTGATCGACGACGTTCAATGGGCCGACCGAGACACGCTCCGGACCCTCGACCACTTCCAATCCAGCGCCTCCAGCCGCATGGGACCGCCGCTCTACCAAGGACTGGGATTAATCACCGTCTCGCGGGCGGGAGGAGATCGACAGCAATTCCCTCCCGATGCCAACATCACGATTGAGCCACTGACAAGTGAGGTGACCTCTCAAGCAATCCGCAGCGAAGCGAAGTTGCAGGGAATCGAACTGGATGATGCCCGTCTGGAAGCCCTGAACGAGCAGATCGAGGGGCAACCGTACCGGCTCGAGGCCTATCTCAGTGAACTATCGCCATCGGGACTGCTACACGATTGTCTAACTCGAAAACCCCAGGCCTCTTCCCACAATCATTCCGCCGCCACATCTCAGCTTGACGCTCCCTCCATTGAAGATGTTTGGCAACATCGTAGTGATCAGCTCAGCCCGAGCGTGAAAGCTTTATTGAATATCATCGTCGTCGCCGGACGCCAAATCACGTTCGATCAATTGTGCTCGATCGAGAACAACTCCGCACTGCTCGAAACGCAACTCGATGAACTGGTCGAGAATCGTCTGATTGTCCGAGATGGGTTCAATGAGCAATTTATTAGAGTCTGGCACGACCGCCTCGCAATCCAACTGCGTTCGGCGATTCCGACCGAGCAGCGACAACGCTTACATCGACTATGGGCCGAATGCCTAGTCAATGTTCCGCTCTCCGCTGGACGGATTGCCGAACATTATGAGCAAGCCGGCGACATTCCCGAGTTCGTGAAATGGGCGAATCAAGCCGCCATGCAGGCCCAGCAGGTGTATGCTCATTTAGAGGCGGCCCGCTGGCATCGCAGCGTCGCATCCTACAGCTCCGGTGTCGATCGCATTGATGCACTGCGTTCATCGGCAGAGAGCCTGCAGCGATCAGGACGCCTGTATGAAGCAGCTCAAACTTACCAAGAGCTTGCTGAACTGCTTTCGGGTCAAGCCAAACTTGATACCGAACTCGAGCAAGTTCAGTGTTTCATCCGCTCGGGCAGATTTGCCCACGCCGTCGACCGTCTCGATCCACTCTTGGCAAGGTTGAAACTGCCGCGACGCAAGCAAGCATGGGCGACGAAACTCTCGATAGCTTGGCAGTTGACTCGCCAAGCTATCTTTACATCGGCACGGGATCTGGACGACTCCTACGCGCCACCTCAGCGTCCTGAATTGTTGGGAAACCAGATCGCGGTCTGCGGGGCCCTCGTCCGTCCCCTCAGCATGCTCGACAATTGGTTGGCGGCCGAACTGAATGTGTTCAATCGCGGCCTGGTCCGTCAATTTGGATCGCGGGGTGAACAAATTGAGCTGATCATTGGCACCTGCGTGTTCGATTCCTACCGACCGGGTCGCAAACGTATCGCAGCGGCTCATACCCTGTCCCATCTCCAGGAGACGCTGAGCGAAAACGATCCTCCTGGCTACCACGGAGACGTTCAGTGCGGGCTGGCGTGGGCGAATGGAATGAGCGGCCAGTTTCAACAGGCGACCCAACATATCCTGCAAGCCCGCAAATGTTACGCCGACAGCGAATTGCACCACGGCTTTGAACTGGCCCATACAAGTTGCCTCGAAGCAGCGTGCTATTTTCAGATGGGTAATTTAACCGCGTTGGCGGACATGGTTGAGGACATGCAAGCCGAGGGCGCGACGATGAACGACTGCTTTGTACTGGCAATGGGTTCCCTCGGTTATAGCTCCGTCGCATTCCTAATGCGGAACGATCTGGAATCGCTGCGGGATCGAAACTCGCAGCTACTGCCGAGCTTGCAAGATATTGGTGAAGACGCTTTCGGCATGGGGATGCAGTTTGAGAGCCTACTTCGTGCAATCTACCAAAACCAACCCAGGCAAACTGAGCGAGTACTCGCACAAATCGCCCAGCAGTGCGACAGATCGGTGCTCTACCGCAATCAGCTCATGAAGACGCTCATTGCCGAACTCAGCGCGATCGCGACGCTTTCGCTTCTATCGCATCCCAGTTCGCACACAAAGAAGAATTTCCGAAAGCTGATCAAATTGCTGCGCCGACAACGACTCGACGCAGCCGATTTGAAGGCCAACTTGATCGAGGGCCTCGCCATGGCGAGGTATCCCGAAGTCTTCTCGGGTGATCGCGGGCAGATACTCGAACAAGCCAAAACACGACTGACCCGTGCAGCGGAATCCGCCGCAGCCCAGCAACTCACTCCCCACGCACTGGCCGCCCGAGACGAATTAGCACTGCTCGCTGGCGACACCGCACCCAGTCATCTCGATGTCTTCCTGACCAATGAAGGCGTTGTCAGCGTCGCGGATTTTGCCAGACTCTATCGAGGTGCTCGAAATTAA
- a CDS encoding IS66 family transposase, translating to MAARSGSKRSPNVRACGTRYVRQAVHASVPGHKRTSNERFDPRPVFFPRPVFFPRVDDARVPPTNNLAERALRPLVILRKITFGHRSEAGADQMAKLMSVAETARRHGHRASDIYFELLTRPPDAALKRLYAKPVA from the coding sequence ATGGCAGCGAGGAGTGGGTCGAAGAGATCGCCGAACGTCAGGGCTTGTGGCACCCGCTACGTCCGGCAGGCCGTCCACGCAAGCGTCCCCGGCCACAAAAGGACATCAAATGAACGATTCGACCCCCGTCCCGTTTTCTTCCCCCGTCCCGTTTTCTTCCCCCGCGTTGATGACGCTCGCGTACCACCGACAAACAACCTTGCCGAGCGGGCGTTACGTCCGTTGGTGATCCTTCGCAAGATCACGTTTGGTCATCGTAGTGAAGCGGGAGCGGACCAGATGGCGAAACTAATGAGCGTCGCCGAGACTGCGCGGCGTCATGGACATCGGGCGAGCGACATCTACTTCGAGTTGCTGACACGTCCACCCGATGCAGCATTGAAGCGGCTCTACGCCAAACCGGTTGCTTAA